The following are encoded together in the Weissella soli genome:
- a CDS encoding sensor histidine kinase: MKETQKVKWWDSVLKKIKIHPWQPNSQATLLTVALLRFFGITIFLFVVIMQVTVTTELVRGRINDAEEVMKVLVQSTNNGVPNFKKWEQISEVDKNVRVRVTHHRRYYFANDTEQFLTHKIFKVPFTHFRQVDDHGIYYQATTVDKEGTRYEIWLDFGQIWHAILTLLIVSTSLLIIMLIFGVIELRRLIQRLNEPLLDISEQITKNPQKLRIPERASNEVQALTAVINQALRQSQEQLAREKQFIADASHELRTPITAIKGNVDLIKKHGEQNPEIIPEAMYYITQQTERMKSMIEELLELSRLENQTVTMENVDLAKLLQQGVIERQKTSQHLLQIDTPDALNVKTNKLAWQHIIDELILNAEKYSPTESKINIRLSSDKDDIMLRVADQGVGIKENEREKIFQRLYRIDESRSQLVPGTGLGLSIVESYVKRLKGTITVTDNQPQGTVFMVRVPQFKE; this comes from the coding sequence ATGAAAGAAACTCAAAAAGTTAAATGGTGGGATAGTGTCTTAAAAAAAATCAAAATCCATCCATGGCAACCAAACAGTCAAGCAACGCTGTTGACAGTTGCTTTATTGCGATTTTTTGGCATCACGATATTCCTGTTTGTTGTGATCATGCAAGTGACAGTCACCACTGAACTTGTGCGTGGTCGTATCAACGATGCTGAAGAAGTGATGAAGGTTTTGGTTCAATCGACCAATAATGGTGTGCCTAATTTTAAAAAGTGGGAGCAAATTTCTGAAGTCGATAAGAATGTGCGGGTACGTGTCACGCATCATCGTCGGTATTATTTCGCTAATGATACAGAACAATTTTTAACACACAAAATATTTAAAGTACCGTTTACCCATTTTAGACAGGTTGATGATCATGGTATTTATTACCAGGCCACTACTGTCGATAAAGAGGGAACACGTTACGAAATTTGGTTGGATTTTGGACAAATATGGCATGCTATACTTACGCTGCTAATTGTATCAACTAGTTTACTGATTATTATGCTAATCTTTGGTGTCATTGAATTACGCCGATTGATTCAGCGTTTGAATGAACCGTTGCTCGATATTTCAGAACAAATCACTAAAAACCCACAAAAACTGCGGATACCAGAAAGGGCCTCTAATGAAGTACAAGCTTTAACGGCTGTGATTAATCAAGCCCTGCGGCAAAGTCAGGAACAGTTGGCCCGGGAAAAACAGTTTATCGCCGATGCATCACACGAATTACGGACACCAATCACTGCAATCAAAGGGAATGTTGATTTAATCAAAAAACATGGTGAACAAAATCCGGAAATCATCCCAGAAGCCATGTACTACATTACACAGCAAACTGAGCGCATGAAAAGCATGATTGAAGAATTACTTGAATTATCGCGGCTCGAAAATCAAACAGTAACAATGGAAAATGTTGATTTAGCCAAATTGCTTCAACAGGGTGTGATTGAACGACAAAAAACGAGTCAACATCTGCTGCAAATTGATACGCCGGATGCATTGAATGTTAAAACCAATAAATTGGCATGGCAACATATTATTGATGAACTGATCCTAAATGCGGAAAAATATTCACCAACTGAAAGTAAAATAAATATTCGCTTATCTAGCGATAAGGACGATATCATGCTACGGGTAGCTGATCAAGGTGTTGGCATCAAGGAAAATGAACGTGAAAAAATTTTTCAACGACTTTATCGCATTGATGAATCAAGATCACAGCTTGTGCCTGGAACTGGATTAGGTTTGTCAATTGTTGAATCTTATGTGAAACGATTAAAAGGCACGATTACAGTAACTGATAATCAACCACAGGGGACAGTATTTATGGTACGAGTACCGCAATTCAAAGAATAA